The Salvelinus namaycush isolate Seneca chromosome 8, SaNama_1.0, whole genome shotgun sequence genome has a segment encoding these proteins:
- the LOC120051937 gene encoding BTB/POZ domain-containing adapter for CUL3-mediated RhoA degradation protein 1-like: MSAEASAGSVAAASVPATQSSGRGSEEKGVGGGLAGSKYVKLNVGGSLHYTTVQTLSKEDSLLRSMCNGGAEVTIDSEGWVVLDRCGRHFGLVLNFMRDGSVPLPESHRELEEVLKEAQYYRVQGLVQHCMSAMEKQRNVYEGICRIPMITSTKEEQRMITTCRKPVVKLQNNRGNNKYSYTSNSDDNLLKNIELFDKLGLRFNGRVLFVKDVLGDEICCWSFYGEGRKIAEVCCTSIVYATEKKQTKVEFPEARIFEETLNILIYENGRGSGPGGVALLESSSLVASQSEEEGASAGDRRVRRIHVRRHIMHDERGHGQQTVYKD; the protein is encoded by the exons ATGTCTGCCGAGGCTTCCGCAGGGAGTGTGGCAGCTGCATCCGTCCCTGCCACCCAGTCCTCTGGCCGGGGCAGCGAGGAGAAGGGGGTTGGAGGGGGTCTGGCGGGGAGTAAATATGTAAAGCTGAATGTTGGGGGCTCCCTGCATTACACCACGGTACAGACCCTGAGCAAAGAGGACAGCCTACTAAGGAGCATGTGCAATGGAGGAGCAGAGGTCACCATAGATTCGGAGG GCTGGGTAGTGTTGGACAGGTGTGGTCGCCATTTTGGCTTGGTGCTGAACTTTATGCGGGACGGCTCGGTACCGCTTCCTGAGTCCCACAGAGAGCTGGAGGAAGTTCTGAAGGAAGCTCAGTACTACAGGGTCCAAGGACTAGTCCAGCACTGCATGTCTGCCATGGAG AAACAAAGGAATGTCTATGAGGGGATATGCCGCATTCCCATGATTACCTCAACCAAAGAAGAGCAGAGAATGATAACCACCTGCAGGAAG CCTGTAGTAAAACTACAGAACAACAGAGGGAACAACAAGTATTCGTACACCAG TAACTCGGACGACAACCTGTTGAAAAACATTGAGCTGTTTGATAAACTGGGGCTGCGCTTCAACGGGCGCGTCCTGTTTGTCAAGGATGTGCTCGGGGACGAGATCTGCTGCTGGTCCTTCTACGGTGAGGGACGCAAGATCGCTGAGGTGTGCTGCACATCCATTGTCTACGCCACTGAGAAGAAACAGACCAAG GTGGAGTTTCCTGAAGCCCGCATCTTTGAGGAGACGCTCAACATCCTCATCTATGAGAATGGGCGTGGTTCTGGCCCGGGAGGCGTGGCCCTTTTGGAGTCATCTTCGCTGGTGGCCAGCCAATCAGAGGAGGAGGGGGCCAGTGCAGGGGACCGAAGGGTGAGGAGGATTCACGTGAGGAGGCACATCATGCATGATGAGAGAGGACATGGCCAACAGACTGTGTATAAGGACTGA